CGTCGGGGTCATGTCCTACTACGCACCCGTCATCGGCTGGACGATGTACTACGCGGCCAACTCGCTGCTGCTCACGTTCTTCCAGTCCGGGTTCGAGGCGGCGGCGTTCTGGAACTCGTTCACGGGTTCGCCGGTGCTGACGGTCGGGACGCACCCGGTCACGATGGCGGCTATCGCGGTCGTCCTGGCGTTCGGCATCCGCCGGGGGATCGAACGGGTCGTGAAGTACCTGATTCCGTTCCTCATCGTCGCGCTCGTCGCCGTCTCCATCCGCGGACTCACGCTTCCCGGCGGGATGAAGGGACTCGCGTTCGTGTTCACGCCCGACTGGAGTCACCTCCTCCGCGGCGACACGTGGGTCGCGGCCCTCGGACAGGCGCTGTTCTCGACCGGCTTGGGCTGGGGAATCGCGCTGACGTACGGAAGCTACCTCCGCAAGTACGACGACGTTCCGCTCGGCGGCGGCGTGTTCACCGCCGTCGGGAACACGAGCATCGGACTGCTCGCTATCTTCGCGGTGTTCCCGGTCGTGTTCGCGTTCGGACTCGAACCCGCGTCGGGTGCGCAGCTCACGTTCGTCTCGCTGGTGAAGGTGTTCCCGAAGCTCCTGGGCGGACAGGCGTGGGCTATCGTGTTCTTCCTCGGGTTCTTCGCCGCGACGTTCACGTCCGGTATCGCGATCACCGAGGTCGGCGTGACGACGGTCGCCGAGGAGACGCGGCTGAGCCGAACGCAGTCCGTGGCGGCCGTCGTGGCCACCATCTGGCTGATCGGACTCCCGAGCGCGTACTCGTCGGAGTTCCTCGGCGCGATGGACTACGTGTTCGGGAACTTCGGATTCCCGTTCGCGACGCTGACGATCATCCTGCTCGTGGGCTGGAAGTTCGGTCCCGAACGCGCGCGAGTCATCGACGTGAACCGGAGCACCGACCTCTACGTGGGCCGGTGGTGGAACGGCATCGTCAAGTACGTCATCCCGGTCGTGATCGCCTTCATCCTCGGGTACGGCGCGATAAACAGCATCGGAACGGAGAACCAGACGCTCATGATGGGCGGCATCGCCCTGATGGTCGTTCTCTCTCTCGGGAGCGTCCTCGTGATGAAGTTCGTCTCGGAACCGACGCCGACCGAATCGACTTCGTCGACCGTCCAGCGGGGTGACTGACGATGGCGCTCACGACGGCTACCTGGGTCGTGATGCTCGTCGTCGTCACCGTCGTGTGGGGAGCGCTTCGGTGGCGATTCGGCGCTCGCTCGCCGACGAGGAGCGAAAACTCCGGCTCGTGCAGCGACAGGGTGAAATCGACACCTACTCACCGAAAGCGCTCGCCGACCTCCGAACGTGGGTCGAGGAGCACCCCGCGGACCCGTACGCCGACGAGGCGAAGGAACGTCACGACGAGTGCGTCGAGACGCTCCGCCAACTCGACGAACCGTTCTACGACTGGAGCGACGACGAAATCGAATCCCTCGAAACCTTCAACGAAACATGAACGCCGACGTTCGCATCGAAACGGTCGACACTCACACGCAGGGCGAACCGACACGAATCGTGACCGACGGCCTCGACCGGTCGGCCTTCGCCGGCGGAACCGTCGCCGACCAGCGCGACGCCTTCGCCGACTCGCTCGACTGGGTGCGGGAGTTCCTGATGAAGGAGCCTCGCGGTCACGACGACATGTTCGGCGCGGTCCTCGCCGAACCGCGACACGAGAAGGCCGACGTCGGGGCGTTCTTCATGGACAGCGGCGGCTACCTCGACATGTGCGGACACGGGACCATCGGGCTGGTCACGGCGCTCGTCGAACTCGGGGAGGTCGAACCCCGGTCGCCGATCTACCTCGAGACGCCGGCAGGGCTGGTCGAAACGCACCCCGAAGTCGAAGACGGAATCGTGACGTCGGTCGCGCTACGGAACGTCGAGTCGTTCGTGTACGACCGGACGACGGTCACCGTCGACGGGCCGGCGGGCCCGACGGCGATTCCGGTCGACGTCGTCTACGCGGGGAACTTCTTCGCGCTCGTCGACGGCGACGAACTCGGAATCGCCGTCGACACGGCGAACACCGACCGGTTCGTCGAGTACGGTCTCCGGATTCGAGAGCGGGTCAACGACGAACTCGACGTCGTCGATCCGTTCACCGGTGAGGCCGACTCCGTGTCCATCGCGGAGTTCTACCAGTCCACCGCGGAGGCCGACCGGAACGTCGTCGTCTTCGGCGAAGGGTCGGTCGACCGCTCCCCGTGCGGCACCGGCACCTGCGCGAAGATGACGCTGCTGCACGAGAAGGACCGACTCGACGTCGGCGAACCCTACCTGCACGAGAGCATCATCGGAACGCGATTCGAAGGGCGACTCGTGGACGCTCGGGACCGTCGCGGGACGACGGTCGTGACGCCGGAGGTGTCCGGGTCGGCGAGAATCATCGGGAAGCACACGTTCATCAAACAGCCCCACGATTCCCTCGACGGGTTCAGCGTGTCGGCCGACTGACTTCCGACCGCGCGGAAACCGTGTTCCGGCGCGTCGTCCGGAACCGGTTCCGGCAGGCCGACGGATAGACGAGGGGACCGGTCGACGCCACCTCACAGAGGACCGGCCGTCGCCTCACGATCATCGGAATTCGGACAACTTTCCCGAGAGAACCGAACCGAGATAGGAAGATGTTTATGAATTGTTTGCTAACTTGTGGCAAACGTGGGGTGTTCGTGATACTATGAGTGAACTATCGGCGGAGCCGGGAGTCGGCTCGAAGATCACGCTGAAGGTCTGGCATCCGCACTGCTGGACGCTCAGGGTCACCGAGGAAACCGACGCGGGACTGCTCGCCCACACGGTGTACAACACGACCGGCGACACGGTCAAGGCGAACTTCACGGTGTACGGCGACACGACCGACGACGTAGAGGCGCTGATCGAGGCGGCGCGGGCCTCCGAGCTAACGGACAGCGTGGCGGTGATGGAACGGCGCCACGATTTCCGCCAGAACGTGCCGTCGCTGGGGAACACGACGCGCGAACTGTTCGTCGAGTACGACCTGCAGAACAGCATGAGCGACGCGCTGGTCACGCAGGGGTTCGTCCACTACGCGCCGGTTCGAATCGACGACGGCCGGGAGTACTGGCCCGTGTTCACCGACGAGGGTCGGGACGGGCTACAACCGCGAATCGACGCGCTGCG
This genomic window from Halorussus vallis contains:
- a CDS encoding sodium-dependent transporter — translated: MPDSEARTAREEWGTRFGFLMAMLGAMVGAGNIWRLPYTTGQNGGGVFLLAYVLLLFLIAIPGLMAETMLGRYTQKGVVGSFREIVGDDLYSGLSLVVVLVNVGVMSYYAPVIGWTMYYAANSLLLTFFQSGFEAAAFWNSFTGSPVLTVGTHPVTMAAIAVVLAFGIRRGIERVVKYLIPFLIVALVAVSIRGLTLPGGMKGLAFVFTPDWSHLLRGDTWVAALGQALFSTGLGWGIALTYGSYLRKYDDVPLGGGVFTAVGNTSIGLLAIFAVFPVVFAFGLEPASGAQLTFVSLVKVFPKLLGGQAWAIVFFLGFFAATFTSGIAITEVGVTTVAEETRLSRTQSVAAVVATIWLIGLPSAYSSEFLGAMDYVFGNFGFPFATLTIILLVGWKFGPERARVIDVNRSTDLYVGRWWNGIVKYVIPVVIAFILGYGAINSIGTENQTLMMGGIALMVVLSLGSVLVMKFVSEPTPTESTSSTVQRGD
- a CDS encoding proline racemase family protein; the encoded protein is MNADVRIETVDTHTQGEPTRIVTDGLDRSAFAGGTVADQRDAFADSLDWVREFLMKEPRGHDDMFGAVLAEPRHEKADVGAFFMDSGGYLDMCGHGTIGLVTALVELGEVEPRSPIYLETPAGLVETHPEVEDGIVTSVALRNVESFVYDRTTVTVDGPAGPTAIPVDVVYAGNFFALVDGDELGIAVDTANTDRFVEYGLRIRERVNDELDVVDPFTGEADSVSIAEFYQSTAEADRNVVVFGEGSVDRSPCGTGTCAKMTLLHEKDRLDVGEPYLHESIIGTRFEGRLVDARDRRGTTVVTPEVSGSARIIGKHTFIKQPHDSLDGFSVSAD
- a CDS encoding helix-turn-helix domain-containing protein; translation: MSELSAEPGVGSKITLKVWHPHCWTLRVTEETDAGLLAHTVYNTTGDTVKANFTVYGDTTDDVEALIEAARASELTDSVAVMERRHDFRQNVPSLGNTTRELFVEYDLQNSMSDALVTQGFVHYAPVRIDDGREYWPVFTDEGRDGLQPRIDALREEKDADVEVTKITSLETEERNVESRLYKLSDRQREVFELACELDYYTWPREISTRELADELDISKTTLLEHLRKAEAKLLNPE